DNA from Planctomycetia bacterium:
CGGTGTTCCGCCCCCCGGGTGGTGGTCAGGCCTGCCGTCCCGCCCGGGCGGCGAGTTTTTCCCGGATCCGGCTGACCCGCATCCGCAGGGCACCGGGCGTGGCCCCGAACATCTCGGCCAGTTCCTCGTAGTCGTGGTTCTCGGCGAACTTCATCAGCACCAGCGCCCGGTCCTCCTCGTCGAGCCCCTCGAGCAGCCGGCCCACGTCGTCGGCTGCGTCGATCGCGGCGGTCGGTGATGCCCCCGGGTCGGCATGCGTCTGAACCGTCGGCATGTCGTCGTCACCCGCCGACTCTGTCTGCTCGCGGCGCCGGCGCCGGGACCGCGACCGGCGCAGGGTGAGGCAGGTGCGGATCGCCACGCCGTGCAGCCAGGTCGAGTAGCGGCTCCGCCCCGCGAACTTGGTCCGGTCGAAGAACAGCCGAACGAAGACTTCCTGGGCCGCGTCCTCCGCGTCCTGCTGGCTGCCCATCAGCCGCCAGCAGACCCGCCAGACCCGCTCCCGGAACCGGTCCATGAGCGCCGTAAAGGCGATGCCGTCGGAGCCCTCACGGGCCGCCTGGGCCGCGAGGGCCT
Protein-coding regions in this window:
- the rpoE gene encoding RNA polymerase sigma factor — protein: MAGPADDDGLATLSDEALAAQAAREGSDGIAFTALMDRFRERVWRVCWRLMGSQQDAEDAAQEVFVRLFFDRTKFAGRSRYSTWLHGVAIRTCLTLRRSRSRRRRREQTESAGDDDMPTVQTHADPGASPTAAIDAADDVGRLLEGLDEEDRALVLMKFAENHDYEELAEMFGATPGALRMRVSRIREKLAARAGRQA